A region from the Paraburkholderia youngii genome encodes:
- a CDS encoding type IV secretion system protein, protein MNGRCRWMSAACVWAAGCVGAYAQGIPVYDAQNVLQAIASVGQLKQEVQQEIQIYQSTVGTRGFGALLSNPVVANSLPSNWQSVYTAIQNGGYAGLTGSAQALRSASQIYNCEDQTGIDQQVCQRALNKPYQDKAFGLQAYQTEMQELDQIQGLARQIDVTQDQKGIAELEARIQTESTAVGNEMTKLQLFRMLAETEDKLTAEQQSELVLSRAAKTNRLQDQMVPASFGN, encoded by the coding sequence ATGAACGGACGATGCAGATGGATGAGCGCCGCATGCGTGTGGGCGGCAGGGTGCGTGGGTGCTTATGCGCAGGGTATCCCGGTCTATGACGCGCAGAACGTCTTACAGGCCATTGCATCGGTGGGCCAGCTCAAGCAGGAAGTGCAGCAGGAGATCCAGATCTACCAGTCGACGGTCGGCACGCGCGGTTTCGGCGCACTCCTGAGCAATCCGGTCGTGGCGAACTCGTTGCCCTCGAACTGGCAGAGCGTCTATACGGCGATCCAGAACGGCGGCTATGCGGGCCTGACAGGCAGCGCGCAGGCGCTGCGCTCGGCCAGCCAGATTTACAACTGTGAAGACCAGACCGGGATCGACCAGCAGGTATGCCAGCGCGCGCTCAACAAGCCCTATCAGGACAAGGCTTTCGGCCTGCAAGCCTACCAGACCGAGATGCAGGAGCTGGACCAGATCCAGGGCCTCGCGCGGCAGATCGACGTGACGCAGGACCAAAAAGGCATTGCGGAGTTGGAGGCGCGTATCCAGACCGAGTCCACGGCGGTCGGCAACGAGATGACGAAGCTGCAGCTCTTCCGGATGCTGGCCGAAACCGAGGACAAGCTCACGGCCGAGCAGCAGAGTGAACTGGTGCTGAGCCGGGCAGCCAAGACCAACCGGCTGCAGGACCAGATGGTGCCGGCGTCGTTCGGAAACTGA
- a CDS encoding type IV secretion system protein — protein sequence MSGLFTAVGGTLENGMSTYVTNVSSALSGALVPVVTTAGTIWVLAYGLAVVRGEAHEAVPAFAWRGLKVAIMLAFALSAGIYQQQVVTAVDGATSGIAQTIQNAANTTGGGNPGCGSANGSSVTGQGAATGFYQTLDCYDQQIDLVMDAYFDKATHEGISPSGLAAAIGDFLCGLVAALGGSIFLIVLAFEVVMARMLLDLVLGLGPIFIACAAFAPTARFFEAWTAKVANYALLQVLVAAFLGMALTAFSADLTSLHATGSAPGADASVLVQAISASLDDSAAAAAAIGLFATGVFLAMVGWQLPSVAAGLSGGATLSGFGAFVAGLASRSLAVAIGRAISGNGRGPRPGGEIRDRTGSGGGPGGGGATPVYQRVARANLGQQGR from the coding sequence ATGAGTGGCCTCTTTACCGCTGTGGGCGGCACCCTCGAAAACGGCATGTCGACCTACGTGACGAACGTGTCGTCGGCGCTGTCCGGCGCGCTCGTGCCAGTTGTCACCACGGCTGGCACGATCTGGGTGTTGGCCTACGGTCTCGCGGTGGTGCGCGGCGAAGCGCACGAAGCCGTGCCGGCGTTCGCGTGGCGCGGGCTAAAGGTTGCGATCATGCTCGCGTTCGCACTGAGCGCCGGCATCTACCAGCAGCAGGTCGTCACCGCTGTCGACGGTGCGACGTCCGGAATCGCCCAGACGATCCAGAACGCGGCGAACACGACGGGCGGTGGCAATCCCGGCTGCGGCTCGGCCAACGGCAGCAGCGTGACGGGGCAGGGTGCAGCGACCGGCTTCTACCAGACGCTCGACTGCTACGACCAGCAGATCGATCTCGTGATGGACGCCTACTTCGACAAGGCGACGCACGAAGGAATCAGCCCGAGTGGCCTCGCCGCCGCGATAGGCGATTTTCTGTGTGGCCTGGTGGCCGCGCTCGGGGGCTCGATCTTCCTGATCGTTCTGGCTTTCGAGGTCGTGATGGCGAGGATGCTGCTCGATCTCGTGCTCGGGCTTGGGCCCATTTTCATCGCCTGCGCGGCGTTCGCGCCGACCGCGCGGTTTTTCGAGGCGTGGACCGCGAAGGTCGCCAATTACGCGTTGCTGCAGGTCCTCGTGGCCGCCTTCCTCGGTATGGCGCTCACCGCGTTCTCGGCTGATCTCACGTCGCTTCATGCGACGGGTAGCGCACCCGGCGCCGATGCATCGGTCCTCGTGCAAGCCATTTCCGCCTCCCTGGACGACAGCGCGGCGGCCGCCGCCGCGATTGGCCTCTTCGCGACCGGCGTGTTCCTCGCGATGGTCGGCTGGCAGTTGCCGTCCGTGGCGGCGGGCTTGTCGGGCGGCGCAACGCTATCGGGCTTTGGCGCATTCGTGGCGGGCTTGGCCTCGCGGAGTTTGGCGGTTGCGATCGGCCGGGCGATCAGCGGTAACGGGCGAGGGCCGCGCCCAGGCGGCGAAATTCGCGATCGGACGGGCTCAGGTGGTGGGCCAGGAGGCGGCGGTGCGACCCCGGTCTATCAGAGAGTCGCGCGCGCGAACCTCGGTCAGCAGGGACGTTGA
- a CDS encoding VirB4 family type IV secretion/conjugal transfer ATPase yields the protein MPAEPQLVSVANREVPLAGYIPYSTHVSDHIIKTREGDYLQVWKIAGIAFEAADPADILARHDGLNQFVRGLAGGHVAVWSHRLRRRVSDRFPTEYRNRFCEELATRYYASFAGYRMMANELYLTVVYRPNRTRLGRVFSRAARRTRDDIRRDQLDALKVMAELAALVESSLKPYDPVALGVYTRQSPFMPRPRRYSSALELLGYLVNGVWEREPVPCGPIREALPTSRLFVGAEKVEVRMPVETRFAAMLDLKDYTEDTEPGMLNGLLYGDFEYVETQSFTILDRPSAKEALERQRNQLIAGEDVAVSQVTAIDQALDDLINGDFVLGEYHYSLAVLGDTLDEVSRSVAKARTQLADAGFQTALIDLVADAAWFAQLPANWRYRPRETKLTSRNFCGLSSLHNFATGKRDGNPWGEAITIVKTPSGQPLYLNFHATSDKQDSLDEKALANTQIIGRAGAGKTVLELFLLAMATKYGITAVLFDKDRGTEIAIRAMGGTYTVFRRGEPTGLNPFQMAPGEPVIDFWERLVRKLVDIGEPLSARDELDISRAVREVARMDKPLRRLSMVRQLLPNVGENSLHARLAKWCAGGRLGWVLDNPTDRIDLAHATLFGFDDTELLDDGEVSTPITMYLLHRTENLIDGRRFIYVMTEFWKRLDDPVFTDFAKNKQKTIRKQNGLGIFDTQSPADVLRSDIASALIEQSATFFFLPNPRADYDDYVRGYKLTEAEFNIVRNLGENSRLFLVKQGHRSAIGRLDLSGLGDVLDVLSGTTDNVELLDTIRAQVGDAPRDWLPIFHEQLAKRRAAQASARPSLLSGPGGVR from the coding sequence ATGCCGGCCGAACCGCAACTCGTGTCCGTTGCGAACCGGGAAGTGCCGCTCGCCGGTTATATCCCGTACTCGACGCACGTGAGCGACCACATCATCAAGACGCGCGAAGGTGACTACCTGCAGGTCTGGAAGATCGCAGGCATCGCGTTCGAGGCAGCCGATCCCGCCGATATCCTTGCGCGGCACGACGGCCTCAACCAGTTCGTGCGTGGGCTCGCGGGAGGGCATGTGGCGGTGTGGTCGCATCGCCTGCGCCGGCGCGTGTCGGACCGCTTCCCGACGGAATACCGCAACCGCTTCTGCGAGGAGCTGGCCACGCGCTACTACGCGAGTTTCGCAGGCTACCGGATGATGGCCAACGAGCTGTACCTGACGGTGGTCTACCGGCCGAACCGCACCCGGCTCGGACGCGTATTCAGTCGCGCCGCGCGTCGTACGCGCGACGATATCCGGCGCGACCAGTTGGACGCGCTGAAGGTCATGGCCGAACTGGCCGCCCTGGTCGAGTCGAGCCTCAAGCCCTACGATCCGGTCGCGCTTGGTGTCTATACGAGGCAAAGTCCCTTTATGCCGCGCCCGCGCCGCTATTCGTCGGCGCTGGAACTGCTCGGCTATCTGGTGAACGGCGTCTGGGAGCGGGAGCCCGTACCGTGCGGCCCGATCCGCGAGGCGCTGCCGACGTCGCGCCTCTTCGTCGGGGCCGAAAAGGTCGAGGTTCGCATGCCGGTCGAGACCCGCTTCGCCGCGATGCTCGACCTGAAGGATTACACGGAAGACACCGAGCCGGGCATGCTCAATGGTCTGCTGTATGGCGACTTCGAGTACGTCGAGACGCAGTCTTTTACGATCCTCGACCGGCCCAGTGCGAAGGAGGCGCTGGAGCGGCAACGCAACCAGCTCATCGCGGGAGAGGACGTCGCCGTGTCCCAGGTCACGGCGATCGATCAGGCGCTCGACGATCTGATCAACGGCGATTTCGTTCTCGGCGAATACCACTATTCGCTGGCCGTGCTCGGCGACACGCTGGATGAGGTATCTCGAAGCGTCGCGAAGGCCCGCACGCAACTCGCCGACGCCGGCTTTCAGACGGCACTGATTGACCTCGTCGCCGATGCGGCCTGGTTTGCCCAGCTACCGGCGAACTGGCGTTACCGGCCGCGCGAGACGAAGCTCACCTCGCGCAATTTCTGCGGCCTGTCGAGCCTGCACAACTTCGCGACGGGAAAGCGCGACGGCAATCCGTGGGGCGAGGCGATCACGATCGTCAAGACGCCCAGCGGGCAGCCGCTCTATCTGAACTTCCACGCGACATCCGACAAGCAGGACTCGCTCGACGAGAAGGCACTCGCCAACACCCAGATCATCGGCCGGGCCGGCGCGGGCAAGACCGTGCTCGAACTGTTCCTGCTCGCGATGGCGACGAAGTATGGCATCACGGCGGTGCTGTTCGACAAGGATCGCGGCACGGAGATCGCGATCCGCGCGATGGGCGGCACCTATACGGTGTTTCGCCGCGGCGAACCGACCGGCCTGAACCCGTTCCAGATGGCGCCCGGCGAACCGGTGATCGACTTCTGGGAGCGCCTCGTGCGCAAGCTCGTCGACATCGGCGAGCCGCTGTCCGCGCGCGACGAGCTCGACATCTCCCGCGCGGTGCGCGAAGTCGCGCGCATGGACAAGCCCCTGCGTCGTCTGTCGATGGTCCGGCAGCTCCTGCCGAACGTGGGCGAAAACAGCCTGCATGCGCGGCTCGCGAAATGGTGCGCGGGCGGGCGCCTGGGCTGGGTGCTCGACAACCCGACCGATCGCATCGATCTCGCCCACGCGACGCTGTTCGGCTTCGACGACACCGAACTGCTGGACGATGGCGAGGTGTCCACGCCCATCACGATGTACCTGCTGCACCGGACGGAGAACCTGATCGACGGGCGCCGCTTCATCTACGTGATGACCGAATTCTGGAAGCGCCTGGACGATCCGGTTTTCACGGACTTCGCGAAGAACAAGCAGAAGACGATCCGCAAGCAGAACGGGCTTGGGATTTTCGATACCCAGTCGCCGGCCGACGTGCTGCGCAGTGACATTGCGAGTGCGTTGATCGAGCAGAGCGCGACGTTCTTCTTCCTGCCGAACCCGCGCGCCGATTACGACGATTACGTGCGCGGTTACAAGCTGACCGAGGCCGAATTCAACATCGTGCGCAACCTCGGCGAGAACAGCCGCCTGTTTCTCGTCAAGCAGGGCCATCGCTCGGCCATCGGGCGGCTCGATCTCTCGGGCCTTGGGGATGTGCTCGACGTGCTGTCGGGCACGACCGACAACGTGGAACTGCTCGACACGATCCGTGCGCAGGTCGGCGACGCGCCACGAGACTGGTTGCCCATTTTCCATGAACAGCTTGCGAAACGCCGCGCGGCGCAGGCAAGTGCGCGCCCATCTCTGCTGTCGGGGCCGGGAGGTGTGCGATGA
- a CDS encoding type IV secretion system protein VirB3, translating to MNPLKDPVFKGCTRPAMLWGVPLVPFLMVGGGMLIPAIWALLASPPLGVAILLLIIPVFVVMRVITRHDDQRLAQYMLRLRMVLRQGNRRFWGVHAYVPVRLKRRA from the coding sequence ATGAACCCGCTCAAGGATCCCGTATTCAAGGGCTGCACGCGTCCCGCAATGCTCTGGGGCGTGCCACTTGTGCCGTTCCTGATGGTCGGCGGCGGCATGCTGATTCCGGCCATCTGGGCACTGCTCGCGAGCCCGCCACTGGGTGTCGCAATCCTCCTCCTGATAATCCCGGTGTTCGTCGTGATGCGGGTGATCACACGCCACGACGATCAGCGTCTCGCGCAGTACATGCTGCGCCTGCGTATGGTGCTGCGTCAGGGCAACCGCCGCTTTTGGGGCGTGCATGCCTACGTGCCGGTCCGCCTGAAGAGGAGGGCGTGA
- a CDS encoding TrbC/VirB2 family protein, whose product MWTRRWLSGRTAERGIAIATSSLTFAVPAWAQLSQVNTLLSTIQTTLLGVGGVICSISIIWAGFRMMFQHARFGDIANVFIGGLFVGCATVIASMLIPAG is encoded by the coding sequence ATGTGGACGAGGCGGTGGCTGTCCGGCCGAACGGCGGAGCGCGGAATCGCGATCGCCACTTCGTCCCTGACGTTCGCGGTGCCGGCATGGGCGCAGCTCTCCCAGGTCAATACGCTGCTGAGCACGATCCAGACGACGTTGCTGGGCGTGGGGGGCGTGATCTGCTCGATCTCCATCATCTGGGCGGGCTTCCGGATGATGTTCCAGCACGCCCGGTTCGGCGATATCGCGAACGTGTTCATCGGCGGACTCTTCGTCGGCTGCGCGACCGTCATCGCTAGCATGTTGATTCCGGCAGGCTGA
- a CDS encoding lytic transglycosylase domain-containing protein, with protein MALAQQCAPQIAPVTMAAIVRTESGFNPYAIGVVHGRLLRQPSNAAEAVAAARALETTGWNFSVGLAQVNRANWPDYGLTAENAFEPCRNLAAAAAILQDCFATARSRRVHADSDSQSDVQGALRASLSCYASGNFSTGYRTGYVQRVMDNAAGQLPLPPGVPAIIPIPVVPVDSATPVRPPLSPAVIRQLSRQDRNGETATSPVKDQRREPDGSAVVF; from the coding sequence ATGGCACTCGCGCAGCAGTGCGCGCCGCAGATCGCGCCGGTCACGATGGCCGCGATCGTGCGCACTGAATCCGGATTCAATCCCTATGCGATCGGCGTGGTGCATGGCCGGTTGCTGCGGCAACCATCGAATGCCGCCGAAGCGGTGGCAGCGGCACGCGCGCTGGAGACGACGGGTTGGAACTTCAGCGTCGGACTCGCCCAGGTGAATCGCGCGAACTGGCCAGACTACGGGCTGACTGCCGAGAACGCTTTCGAGCCGTGCCGCAACCTGGCGGCGGCCGCCGCGATCCTTCAAGACTGCTTCGCGACGGCGCGGAGCCGGCGGGTCCATGCAGATTCCGATTCTCAGTCCGATGTACAGGGGGCGTTGCGCGCGAGCCTGTCCTGCTACGCGAGCGGCAATTTTTCGACCGGCTACCGGACGGGGTATGTACAGCGCGTCATGGACAACGCGGCGGGTCAGTTGCCATTGCCGCCTGGCGTGCCGGCGATCATCCCTATCCCGGTCGTGCCGGTCGATTCTGCGACGCCGGTTCGCCCCCCCCTTTCCCCAGCTGTCATTCGACAGCTATCGCGGCAGGACCGCAATGGAGAGACTGCCACATCACCGGTTAAGGATCAGCGGCGAGAACCGGATGGCAGTGCGGTGGTGTTCTAG
- a CDS encoding helix-turn-helix transcriptional regulator gives MSDSIRVAGAVLRRKQVEQVVGLSRSTIYQRIKDGTFPRPVSLGGRMVGWRASDIETFLVNPAGYRVAASPFDRAHDDD, from the coding sequence ATGTCGGATTCGATACGTGTGGCAGGCGCGGTCCTGCGTCGCAAACAGGTTGAGCAGGTCGTCGGCCTGTCGCGTTCCACCATCTATCAGCGCATCAAGGATGGAACGTTCCCGAGGCCAGTATCGCTGGGCGGGCGAATGGTCGGCTGGCGAGCGTCGGACATCGAGACGTTTTTGGTCAATCCAGCCGGATACCGCGTGGCGGCCAGTCCGTTCGACAGGGCGCATGATGATGATTGA
- the mnmH gene encoding tRNA 2-selenouridine(34) synthase MnmH has product MYDVDALKKFDLVIDARSPREFAEDHLPGAINLPVVFDDEYAEVGTTHRTDPMRAYQIGVAYSLKNIARHLELPYFRPSRKMSILVYCFRGGKRSKLWADTLETIGYKVERLPKGWKGYRSWVRETLGEIPSRLQFNVLSGPTGCGKTRLLIALRESGAQIIDLEALASHRGSIIGAIPGRQQPTQKLFDSMLLAELYRLDSSKRVWIEGESKRIGQVQLPTALFDRMHEGRLFSVKTPMHERIEMWRREYPHFEKDPEGLVARLSYLKALISGATLQKWVSLAERHEIVALFESIMLDYYDPAYARSTKKNYSRSGCPIEVELETLDSSYLATVAKRLISESETPTSLMRE; this is encoded by the coding sequence ATGTACGACGTGGATGCTTTGAAGAAGTTTGACCTGGTGATTGATGCGAGGAGCCCGCGTGAGTTCGCCGAAGACCATTTGCCAGGCGCGATAAATCTGCCCGTTGTATTCGATGATGAGTACGCCGAAGTCGGTACTACGCATCGAACCGATCCTATGCGCGCGTATCAGATCGGCGTCGCCTATTCTTTAAAAAACATTGCGCGGCACCTCGAGCTTCCGTATTTTCGGCCAAGTCGAAAAATGTCAATTCTGGTTTATTGCTTCCGGGGTGGGAAACGAAGCAAGCTTTGGGCAGACACCTTAGAAACAATTGGCTACAAGGTCGAACGGCTCCCGAAGGGTTGGAAAGGATATCGGAGCTGGGTTCGTGAAACTCTTGGAGAGATCCCTTCCCGCTTGCAGTTCAATGTGCTTTCCGGTCCCACAGGATGCGGGAAGACGCGTTTGTTGATTGCTTTGAGAGAGTCTGGTGCACAGATCATCGACCTCGAAGCCCTCGCCTCGCACCGAGGATCGATCATTGGGGCAATTCCCGGACGACAACAACCCACTCAGAAGCTATTCGACAGCATGTTGCTTGCCGAGCTTTATCGGCTGGACTCTTCGAAACGCGTCTGGATTGAAGGCGAGAGCAAACGTATTGGGCAAGTCCAATTGCCTACTGCGCTGTTCGATCGAATGCATGAGGGACGTTTGTTTTCGGTCAAAACGCCAATGCACGAGCGAATCGAAATGTGGCGTCGCGAGTATCCCCACTTCGAAAAAGACCCTGAGGGTCTAGTCGCCCGCCTAAGCTATCTAAAAGCCCTCATAAGCGGCGCAACCCTACAAAAATGGGTGTCGCTAGCTGAGCGACATGAAATCGTCGCCTTGTTCGAGAGCATCATGCTCGATTATTATGATCCTGCATACGCGCGCTCCACGAAAAAAAACTACTCGCGTAGCGGCTGTCCTATAGAAGTCGAACTTGAGACATTAGATTCATCATATCTTGCTACGGTCGCAAAGCGTTTGATTTCTGAGAGCGAGACGCCGACGTCATTGATGCGTGAGTAA
- a CDS encoding fatty acid desaturase, with protein MQSSILAIPLLASLLSKQWGIIQHYGIATDSSHPTITAWDVDFWLSNCLLVNNGFHNAHHRESEVRYLNLSSQGVAMPAGYFQMLWLALFPPAWYYLMDRRAKILLTHQ; from the coding sequence TTGCAATCTTCTATATTGGCTATTCCATTGTTAGCATCTTTGTTGTCGAAACAGTGGGGTATAATCCAGCATTACGGTATCGCCACGGATTCCTCCCATCCCACGATAACAGCTTGGGACGTCGACTTCTGGCTGTCGAACTGTCTGCTTGTCAATAACGGATTTCACAACGCTCACCATCGCGAAAGTGAGGTGAGATATTTGAATCTCAGTTCGCAAGGCGTCGCTATGCCCGCAGGCTACTTTCAGATGCTTTGGTTAGCGCTGTTTCCGCCGGCTTGGTACTACCTAATGGATCGACGCGCAAAGATCTTACTCACGCATCAATGA
- a CDS encoding helix-turn-helix transcriptional regulator: MATQLTPPDLSVLFERLITASGDCELADYVKAIVSALGGESYVFVAIYPGVSTAARPTHRFLIGCSPEWCQMYNTNKWYMTDPFLEYARSNTAPITGSEIALETQGQCEMLAAASEHGFRSGIVVPVHTSVSDRLGVLYIGSDDSQEIGEKKLAAHRLYFRALASELLDWFNRVSKRELVEAHGITEMDLRVMGYLKMGFTAEDIARELDVSIQTVYGNFKKIKDKIGVSHISEAVKFAQVNDLLA; encoded by the coding sequence ATGGCCACCCAACTGACGCCCCCAGACCTAAGCGTCCTTTTTGAAAGGCTCATCACCGCCAGCGGCGATTGCGAATTGGCCGATTACGTGAAGGCCATAGTCAGCGCACTGGGCGGAGAGTCGTACGTCTTCGTTGCCATTTACCCCGGAGTGTCGACGGCGGCCCGTCCTACGCATCGTTTTTTGATCGGCTGCAGCCCCGAATGGTGCCAGATGTACAACACCAATAAGTGGTATATGACCGATCCATTTTTGGAGTACGCGCGAAGCAACACTGCACCAATCACAGGTTCGGAGATTGCGCTCGAGACGCAAGGCCAGTGTGAAATGCTTGCAGCCGCGAGTGAACATGGCTTCAGAAGTGGAATCGTCGTTCCCGTCCACACGAGCGTTTCAGACCGTCTGGGCGTTCTGTACATCGGTTCCGACGATAGCCAGGAAATCGGGGAAAAAAAGCTCGCTGCACATCGGTTGTACTTCAGGGCGCTCGCCTCGGAGCTACTGGATTGGTTCAATCGAGTCTCAAAGCGCGAGCTGGTTGAGGCGCATGGAATTACCGAAATGGATCTTCGTGTAATGGGCTACTTGAAGATGGGATTTACTGCTGAAGATATTGCTCGCGAATTAGATGTTTCTATTCAGACGGTCTACGGAAATTTTAAAAAGATAAAAGACAAGATTGGGGTTTCTCATATTTCGGAAGCGGTTAAGTTCGCTCAGGTAAATGACCTTCTGGCGTAA
- a CDS encoding MBL fold metallo-hydrolase, whose protein sequence is MKPTRNADSVPGEWYIDTACINCGASRHVAPGLIVERNDKSVFLRQPVTPEEHVDAWRAVLVCPTASVRSETTQPRPGAAIFPQPITSAVWRCGFNARSSFGAHSYFARRPDGNLMIDSPRYAAELVKWFDENGGIAHILLSHRDDVADADKYARHFGARVWIHREDMSAAPYATDLLDDGSATDIAVGVSAIPVPGHTRGSVVYLLDDSVLFSGDSLAWSPRVGDLVAFRDACWYSWSELTESLGKLAAYRFDWLLPGHGWPTHLPADEMRARLLALVVRMRRD, encoded by the coding sequence ATGAAGCCGACACGCAACGCCGATTCCGTCCCAGGCGAGTGGTACATCGACACAGCGTGCATCAATTGCGGTGCATCGCGTCACGTCGCGCCGGGGCTGATTGTCGAACGAAACGACAAGAGTGTCTTCTTGCGGCAGCCCGTTACGCCCGAAGAGCACGTCGACGCATGGCGTGCGGTGCTCGTGTGTCCTACGGCGTCGGTACGGAGTGAAACGACGCAGCCTCGTCCGGGTGCCGCGATCTTTCCACAGCCGATCACGTCGGCTGTATGGCGCTGCGGATTTAACGCGCGGTCGTCGTTTGGCGCGCACTCTTACTTTGCGAGGCGTCCGGACGGCAATCTGATGATCGACTCACCGCGCTACGCGGCGGAACTCGTGAAATGGTTTGATGAGAACGGTGGCATCGCGCACATCCTTCTATCGCATCGTGACGACGTCGCGGACGCAGATAAATACGCTCGTCATTTCGGCGCGCGCGTCTGGATTCACCGGGAAGACATGTCGGCCGCGCCTTATGCAACGGACCTGCTCGACGATGGATCGGCAACGGACATTGCGGTCGGCGTAAGCGCGATCCCTGTCCCCGGGCACACGCGCGGCAGCGTCGTGTACCTGCTCGACGACAGCGTGTTGTTCTCGGGTGATTCGCTCGCGTGGAGCCCGCGCGTGGGGGACCTCGTCGCGTTCAGGGACGCGTGCTGGTATTCATGGTCTGAGCTCACCGAATCGCTTGGCAAGCTAGCCGCGTATCGCTTCGACTGGTTGCTTCCTGGTCACGGCTGGCCCACGCACTTGCCGGCCGATGAAATGCGCGCCCGCTTGCTCGCGTTGGTTGTTCGCATGCGGAGGGATTGA